The genomic stretch GTCAGTTTATTGATTCACTTACTGAAAGTAATGTTCTCAATCGTGTGGAGATCAAGTTTAACATTAATACATCACTGACTGACATTGCAAATGGTGTTCTTGAGTTTGGAAAAGTATATATTGACAAGTCCAGTACCTCATTGAACATTGTAAGGAAAAAGCAACAACAAGCTCAGTTGATAGTACCTAAAGTATCATCAATTGTGCCCATTGAGAATATACAAGTCAAGTTAGAACAGACTATAAATACCGAATCATCTTATGTTACAGGATGTTGCATATTACCTGATAGTAGATTTGTATTCGCCTATCCTGAATTAGACAAAGTTACTGTAGTTAAACAAGACGGGACGGTTGACTTTGTTTTGAATGTAACAGCAGCACGTGGTATAGCGTAcaacaatgaaaataacactttagcAATATCATCCCGTTGGAATACCCAAGGCAAACAAATAACACTAATTGATTTAAAGGGACGAAGAGTAAAGAAAACTTTTTCACCTGGTGGACAAACCGATGGCATAGCAGTGACAAATAATACACTGCTGTATCACCTACTCAACAAATCAATTCGAGCCATGGATCTGACTGACGAATCAACACGTGATATAACTACTGAGAACATGGACACACAAATCAACATAACTATATCTGGACACAAACTTTATTATTCCAGTAATAAGTATCATACAGTAATATGCTGCGATATGCAAGGAGTGAAACAATGGACATTCAAAAATGAAAACGTTTTAGCGAATCCATTTGAAATATCAGCTGACAATGCTGGTAACGTGTATGTTGCAGGATATGGATCCAATAATGTCGTGGTTATCTCCCCTGATGGACAAAAACATAGGGAACTATTAACTACAAAAGAGGGTTTAGATTCCCCATCTTCAATTAACTTTAGAAAGGAAACTAATCAGTTATTAGTTACAAATGATTATAAGAAAGCGTATTTGTATAACGTATCTAGTAATTAAACCACTTCAATATTATATCTTAATGCAGTATTGaatgaaatatgatattataGAACAGCCCGGACTTTTCTTGATATTCAGCACTGAAACCAGGAAATTGTTTCTACACTAAATACATTATATTTCTGATCTGCAAAATATTTGCAAAGACGatgtgttttcaaatttttggttttttcatatttttgcaatgttttgcatccaaaattcaataaaaaaaaattctttgcaTATTGACAACAAAAATAGGATTTCTGCAGCTAATTTGGAAATACTCTGATCATAATTTCAAgcaaatttgatatgttttaataaaacatgtcaatgtaattttgttaaaatcaaccAGGACCAGGGCCAATCAAGTGTATCTTATTATAATCCTGTGTAACTAATTTCCTTTTTGAGGTGCAGATATATAGAGTAATTAAGAGTTGGTTTATCCAGTGTAGGATATTATGGAATACATTTTTCAGcatttactttaatatttttcttttagaaATTCCTACTTGCATGCTTGTGGTATAATTATTGTGTGTTTATTTCTATATCAGAAATCCAGATCTGGTCTGTTTCTAATATTAAAGGAGGTGTTTCGTTTACGGTCATGTAGACCCAGCAGATATCCCTAGAATATATGTTTCCTTTCTTGTGATATTTAGaatcagtggcgaatccagaggTGGGCGTACATGGCGTACGCCTCCCCTTTGCTtggattttctttttttgtaaaatgattaatcagacttgacctcgtgaactttgccatttcccgtgtatttaatttttatgcgacaattctttacttataaagatatttttcgctggtatttactgattatgtcaaagtcatgtgattcgctattATGAAGTTGGACAATGCATAAAAACCCGTTACTCAttcattttaaattcaaattacagtaacgaTGCTTAGGCTGAGGATGACAACCGTGATACCTTGAAAGCGATAAAGGAATGAGCAGGATGGTAGTTACTTCTTTGTCACAATTCAACCAAATAAAAAGTAATACTCTGTTAcactttcataaaaaaacaaattcacaGCAATATTATTTTCCTACGAAAAATGTTTAACACAAACGCCATGAGAAACGCCACAGccttttttaaaataacatgataGCTGAACAATGATCCTCAGTCAGTATAAGCGctagatagatttaaagtctaaggtacgaaccatttgatttgaggagacTGTCTAAGGTATTTGAGAGTAAAAATTTGACTCTgatatttgcattaaataaatATTCTGGTCAATTGGACAAGATTAATGAAAACATTAATCTTGTACACTTTTTTGCTATTAGACAACGACAATTTCCGACAGAattatttagaattaattgaacatgatgaataaagaACGGGCGTATTTGTTTGAGgccggggtttgcatgtctgaccggaatgtctgtttcgccgaactgatatattgaatactttttttcaagaccagactacAACCTGCCTGCTGAGTgcggcctttatgtctccattagGTGACCGTCATTTATAAagtcgttgtcatttcagactcattcgtagcctttggttgatttggaTGCCCTCACTTCCCttaaacatatcaaccaaacattggAATACAAATTGCTTGTTTGacttttttaactcgtgtcggtGGTATTGTAAATTTCGTCGAATAGCCCAATCTGGAATCTGTGAGGTTAtgctaacttaacatacaactaatgagaattttccatgtctaatttttactgacaagtcccacatcaaatatatcagtacatagctttggatccatactatcattttatgatagacacaaaatagggagaatacagcataaaaaatgtccaacccctacactttacagcaactatagaatatacatgccccacgccaggaaccgccggtttaaaaagtgcattttacacttattttatgttttttagcccaaaaaaggtcccaaaaatgttcgcctcgcttcgctcttCAATCTTTAAAATATCGCCCCCCATTTcca from Mytilus edulis chromosome 7, xbMytEdul2.2, whole genome shotgun sequence encodes the following:
- the LOC139481700 gene encoding uncharacterized protein isoform X1, with protein sequence MMASSVSSCGVCEFQNVFKAASIWCSDCDEGLCIDCSKHHGISKATRKHVTIPISEYNALPTYITNIKQTCNTHDENYQIYCNEHECACCSKCIVEKHTKCQNISNLDDVVKHTKASNAFLEICETLNEVAENIKRIRQDKNGTLKTLSEKRKQIECEIQQVRLNINQHLDKLQEDFISELHETEGREKSKIHQLMKALDEHERKVVKHQENIANIKQHASELQTFLSLKQLEGNVDENCQFIDSLTESNVLNRVEIKFNINTSLTDIANGVLEFGKVYIDKSSTSLNIVRKKQQQAQLIVPKVSSIVPIENIQVKLEQTINTESSYVTGCCILPDSRFVFAYPELDKVTVVKQDGTVDFVLNVTAARGIAYNNENNTLAISSRWNTQGKQITLIDLKGRRVKKTFSPGGQTDGIAVTNNTLLYHLLNKSIRAMDLTDESTRDITTENMDTQINITISGHKLYYSSNKYHTVICCDMQGVKQWTFKNENVLANPFEISADNAGNVYVAGYGSNNVVVISPDGQKHRELLTTKEGLDSPSSINFRKETNQLLVTNDYKKAYLYNVSSN